The following nucleotide sequence is from Pseudoliparis swirei isolate HS2019 ecotype Mariana Trench chromosome 7, NWPU_hadal_v1, whole genome shotgun sequence.
taatttttatacatttattttgtacatgtataaatatatggatataaatatcattttaatcatgaaaaatacatgtataaatacttatttatatatatatatttaaatgattcaaatacaaaaaatacatatatgttttacatatatatataaatatatgtatttatatatataaagataattttaatcatattaaaatatatgtatttaaagatgtatttatacatacatttgtatgtatttaagtatatgtatttatatacatatataaaacatttaagcGTTTTATGTTTTCTAACCCTTAAAAGTAATTTCTGCttcttttgtgttttaaagaaagcaaagtgtgtcaaaaagaaagaataagaaTTAAATCATTATTAAAGGGTTAATTTTCATCCCTCTGCTCTCAGCACTACGTCCTGAGGTCTTATCAGGGTTCAAGTTTGCCACGTGAGACTCTTTGATCCTACTTCCCTTTACATAACTAAACCTGCacaacacacctacacatctacacacacacacacacacacacacacacacactgtgaactTTACTACTGCTTAGAGGCAACACCCTCCTCAGTCGGCCGTTTGCTGTGAGGGAGGCCGGACGCACAGAGAGCTGAAGACCTCGCCCACCAGTAAGTGTTTACGTCAAAGAagccgtgtgtgtttgtgtgtgtgtgtgtgtgtgtgtgtgttgaacgcTGACCGCAACCAGATGTGTGCAGACCTCCAGATGTTTCCGTCTCGGATACTTTGAGTGAACGCTCACCACATTCCTGTTTGTCAGAGTTTCGAGGTTTTGGATGAGCAGGAAAAACAACACAGGGTCTTAAAGTGTTTTGGGATCGGTCAGCTCGTGTTCCTGTGTGCAGACGTGTTCTCTCGTTTCACAACGAGGTCATGGACGTTTATTAAAGTATCCCCGGACTTTTAAAGTATTGCTCAAAATTTTATTAAAGTATCCCCGGACTTTTAAAGTATTGCTCAAAATTTGTTCTTGCAtgaaaattattttaatttggtCTCTGAGACTTCTCATGATCTACAGGTACTGTAGCTTTAAGAAATACACACCCAGGTGTATTATTATAGTCTTATTAATAATATGTAATGTAACAGTAGTCGTGGAATGAGTCAAAATTACTTTTACTGACACGTttaataacatgtttaaatCATTTTGTGAAGCTAAAACTGAACATTTTATTGACGTTTTACTCACAGTAGTGTTTTATTCATCTTTATTAAGCTCAATAATCTCCGTTACAGTTCGACACATTTCATTACACACCAACACAAAGTGGTGGACCCAATCTACACAATCCCCAAAACACTTTTTGGTTAACATCGGCAGGCATTCCCTCAGTGAGCGGTTGCGTAATCAGGAAATCCGGAAGTTGCGCAGATCCGTTTGTGCGTCGACGTTCCTAAAACTGGAAGTCTTCTCTCTCTGAATATTCATGAGCCATGTGCACTCTGTGTATTTGCAGGTTATGGAGTGGAAAACGTCTTGTTGCCAAAATCTACTAAGCTGAAAAGAATGATAACATAAAGAAACACAGGGTAATAATGTGCTATAGTCCTACATTTGACCCATAACTTTAACTTTAGGagctttttatttgatattagtatttagttattttattgactAGAAGTATTCTTTCAGCATTCAGGTTGTTTActtatttagtttgttttgatATATTATAAAAGATTTAGCTTGTGATAGTttctagtttagtttaattcatatgtatatgtacgtATCTTGTcttgttcatttgttcactaaTTGGCTAACACCCtatatttatatgtaggagtagtCAGGTataggaccagcatgcacatgGGTAGGGTGAAGCATTAGAAGTTCCTTTTTTCTTTGACACCTGAATGAAACCTGCTTTCTTTTGGCTCCGTGAAACACAAACcatttgatttatgtttgtttttgatttattggacaaatggccactactgTAACTGTTACTATTGAAAACCAGCTTTTCGCCGAGCTAAATGTTgctaataaagtagaatattcaTCCTTGTTGGTTGTAAATTGACAATATTAATCTGGGTGCAAATAAAAACTCTTCTTCAAATAAGGATTTCATACCCACACCAATCAATAGTAAAACTGTGAGTGAGCCGGAGAAGCTAACTTCCTGTTCCTGGACCAATTTCTTTGAAGGCGAGGTATAGAAGTTATCCGTTTGCTTCCTCTGAAGAGCCTTAAGGCGTCAAGTCGGACAGGATGGAGGTAGCACTGACGTTTATGGAGTCTCAAAGGTCTTACAGATGGTATCTATCTTTATCTAACAACTAACCAGACTTAGAAAAGGTCCAATCTTCTGACCCATTGGTTCTGATCCTCAAACAACGCTTTCCAAACTCAAATTAATGGAACTAGAACTAAAGGTATTGCAAATGTAACCTCTTGAGACCCACCCGATTGTTTAGGTTTATGCTCGAAATgaaatacccaaactaaaaaggctgtagctctgcaaccacaaaagctatttgaataatgttggtgttatcataaaggcaacacatgtgagcttttgttccgatgtgtaaatattagtatatatgttactggttaagagtaattaaagatgaaacttctatgaaaatagaagtttcaggttcacttaggaaaaaaagcactttcaggatgaatatttcctggatggatgcacagcaaaggcataaaatcacccagataataacacaacttgtgaacagactctctgcaaagtatgactctattaagatatttagaatctgtgtgaagtcctcttgctttctaacATCTCGTTTTTTACGATAGCAcgaagctacatgtcgctagctccGGAAAcattctgagtgggccgacacctgacaaaattatgattatgatatttttatttttagttggTGTTttagttgtgttgaaatggctcactgatacctGTAGCcaaagttgtcttctttaatttgctgtacaacatcaatatatttgctcatgtttattataatattatagacagtttaaaacacaatatcaaaaatgCACCCAATTGGGTGCGTTGGAGCTTAAGTGAGATGCAACGTGGTTCTGCAACTGCACGGTTTCGTTCTTCTtaaggttcaggttcaggtaaAGGAGTGCAGCTTCTAGATGTATATTCACACTCTTGAGCTTAAGACCTGTCAGGCCTTACTGAGCATGACGGATTTCTAACCTTCTTGTGTATctcgtcagaatctctttcagCGATGTACCGACCGACCTCGGTGGCCCTGGCGGTGCTGCTCTGCTCTTCGCTCTTGGTGAATGGAGGTAAAATCCTGGTGTTCCCCGTGGACGGGAGCCACTGGATCAACATGAAAGTCCTCGTGGAGGAGCTCCACGCCAGAGGCCACGAACTCACGGTGATACGTCCATCGGACAGCTGGTACATCAAGCCGGAGTCCCCCCACTACACGTCCATCACCGTCAACTCCACTGCCGGTTTTGATGAAGAAGGCTTTGGTTTGTTTGTGGACACGATGATGAAAATGCGGCGCGATGGCGCCTCGGTTTGGACTCGCATATCTCTGGAGCTGGAGTTGATGGAACAGTTCTACGAGATGAACAAGCTGCTGATCCAGTTGATGGTGGAGATGTTTGAGGACGTCGAACTGATGCAAAGCCTCCGCGATGCCAAATACGACGTGTTTTTGACAGACCCTGCGATTGGCGGAGGGGTGGTTCTGGGTCACCGGTTGGGTCTTCCACTCGTCTTTAATGTAAGGTGGACTGTTCAGGGTGAAGGACATCAAGCCATCGCTCCTTCCCCATTGTCTTACGTCCCGATACCAGGGGCGGAGCTGACCGACAAGATGACTTTTCCCGAGCGGATCAATAACGTACTTTATTACTTCTTCACCGTTTTTCAAGTTTGGTACATCACAGATCCCATCTTCAAACCGTTCGTCCATCATTACTTTGGAAACGACGTCCATTACATGGAGCTGTTTCAGTCGGCGGACATCTGGCTGATGAGGAACGATTTCACCTTTGAGTACCCGCGACCCACGATGCCGAACGTCGTCTACATGTCCGGATTTCAGTGCAAGCCCTCCAAGCCCCTGTCTGAGGAACTAGAGGCCTTTGTCCAGAGCTCCGGTGACCACGGCGTCATCGTGATGACATTGGGAACCCTCGTGGGGAAACTTCCCGAGGACATCACCGAGGACATCGCCGCTGCTTTTGCCCAACTTCCTCAGAAAGTGATCTGGAGGCACAAAGGCAATAGACCGTCGACCCTCGGCAACAACACCTTACTCTTGGACTGGCTGCCTCAAAACGACCTCCTGGGTCACCCGAAGACCAGAGTGTTTATGGCCCACGGAGGCACCAACGGAATCCAGGAGGCCATCTACCACGGGGTCCCTCTGGTGGGCCTACCGCTTATGTTCGACCAGCCGGACAACTTCGCCAGGATGAAAGCGAGAGGCGTGGCCAAAGTTCTAGACATCGCGACCGTGAACAAAGACAACGTCCTGGAGGCTCTGAAGGAGGTTCTCCACGATCCGACCTACAGGGAGAAGATGAAGTTGCTTTCCAACCTGCATAGAGACCAGCCCATGAAACCCCTGGACCGGGCCATGTTCTGGATCGAGTTTGTCATGAGGAACAAAGGAGCGGCACATCTTAGGACGGAGTCCTACAAGATGTCTACGATCCAGTACTACTCAATTGATGTGGTGGCGTTCCTATTGGCGGCCGTTTTGcttgtttttaccatttttgTTTATGCGTTAAAAATTTTGTGCCGCAGAGTGTTTAGAAGCAAAGTCAAGAAGGAATGAAGAATATCTCGCTAGATAGTCAACTGTCCATACATTCATGAAATGCTTTATTGTTATCATCAGGATGCCTTGCATTGGTGACCTAACACGTCTTAGAGTGCAGCTTCACTCACAAACCTTCTTTTATCAGATGACTTCAGCCAAAGAGGTCATGTttacgttgtttgtttgttcgtcGGATAGCAGAATAcctcaaaaataaatatgtaatgctGTTAGGTTGGACCATCAGTTTTTACTCAATATCCAGGAATTGTTTTGGCTTGATTTCTTGTCAgctttttgaaaaaataaatacatctcaTTAAATTGTGCACTTATTttgaattaaatgaaatgagatttattttacaaaacttGCACATGCATCTTGAGATTGTTTTTCCCTGTGGCCAGTGAATGATTACATATTGTTCGTAATGTTTAGTGATT
It contains:
- the LOC130196587 gene encoding UDP-glucuronosyltransferase 2B31-like; this translates as MYRPTSVALAVLLCSSLLVNGGKILVFPVDGSHWINMKVLVEELHARGHELTVIRPSDSWYIKPESPHYTSITVNSTAGFDEEGFGLFVDTMMKMRRDGASVWTRISLELELMEQFYEMNKLLIQLMVEMFEDVELMQSLRDAKYDVFLTDPAIGGGVVLGHRLGLPLVFNVRWTVQGEGHQAIAPSPLSYVPIPGAELTDKMTFPERINNVLYYFFTVFQVWYITDPIFKPFVHHYFGNDVHYMELFQSADIWLMRNDFTFEYPRPTMPNVVYMSGFQCKPSKPLSEELEAFVQSSGDHGVIVMTLGTLVGKLPEDITEDIAAAFAQLPQKVIWRHKGNRPSTLGNNTLLLDWLPQNDLLGHPKTRVFMAHGGTNGIQEAIYHGVPLVGLPLMFDQPDNFARMKARGVAKVLDIATVNKDNVLEALKEVLHDPTYREKMKLLSNLHRDQPMKPLDRAMFWIEFVMRNKGAAHLRTESYKMSTIQYYSIDVVAFLLAAVLLVFTIFVYALKILCRRVFRSKVKKE